Proteins from a genomic interval of Drosophila melanogaster chromosome 2R:
- the CG11777 gene encoding uncharacterized protein has protein sequence MSVTLHTDVGDLKIELFCDACPKACENFLALCASDYYSGCVFIRNIKGFIVQTGDPTNTGKNGQSIWGQKFDDEFKETIKHTDRGMVSMANNGPNANASQFFITYAAQPNLDLKYTLFGRVIDGFDALDELEKLPVNPKNYRPHVDKKINGVTIHANPLAT, from the exons TCTGTAACGCTGCACACCGACGTGGGTGACCTCAAAATAGAGCTCTTCTGCGATGCCTGCCCCAAGGCCTGCGAAAATTTCCTCGCCCTGTGTGCGAGCGACTATTACAGCGGCTGCGTCTTCATCCGAAACATCAAGGGATTTATTGTCCAAACTGGAGATCCTACGAACACCGGAAAGAATGGACAGTCCATTTGGGGCCAGAAGTTCGACGACGAATTCAAGGAGACCATTAAG CACACTGATCGAGGAATGGTTTCCATGGCCAACAACGGACCGAACGCCAATGCCAGCCAGTTCTTCATTACCTATGCCGCCCAGCCAAATCTTGACTTGAAGTACACGCTCTTTGGCCGTGTGATCGATGGATTCGATGCCCTGGATGAACTGGAGAAACTGCCCGTCAATCCCAAGAACTATCGTCCCCATGTGGACAAGAAGATCAATGGAGTAACTATACATGCCAATCCTTTGGCGACGTGA
- the whd gene encoding withered, isoform C, producing MAEAHAAVAFSFAITHEGFDINYDHEVLNLVWNSGVRSWKKRLARARNGVRNGVYPAHIQSLWLISAIALGLHFAGYQAPFNLTNRILVHLPSNTINWQVTACFLAALVVWLSICFTMRYTLKLLLMYKGWMYESRAPGSRVSLPTMLWVAVVRVLSSWNKPGLYSFQGSLPRLPLPSVKDTMTRYLRSVRPLLDDENYTRMERLAKEFEQTIGKKLQWYLILKSWWSTNYVSDWWEEYVYLRGRSPLCVNSNFYGTDAIFMNLTDKQAARAANVISLLLNFRRLIEHQELQPIMVQGMIPLCSWQYERTFNTARVPGLETDRIIHYRDSNHIVVLHKGCYYKMLIYYKGRILRPCELQVQIEEILKGKATPVEGEEHLAALTAWNRSKWAEARNTFFSWGVNQTSLRTIESAAFVLSLDDEPFEFDLARPELLDNFGKKLLHGNGYNRWFDKCFTVCVGTNGRVGFNAEHTWSDAAIASHMWENLIVDDLVSDGYDETGNTKGTPAFQPPTPTRLTWDLKPCLAQIEEATIDVTKLINEVNLRILVHQDYGKGFMKKCRISPDAYIQMALQLAYYRDAGRFSLTYEASMTRLFREGRTETVRPCTIESSAWVKAMQNPNTTNDERVKMMQAACDRHQLGYQDAMCGRGIDRHLFCLYVVSKYLEVDSPFLNEVLSEPWRLSTSQTPHGQTPKMDLKKHPNCISAGGGFGPVADDGYGVSYIIAGENLIFFHISAKTTCQQTDVHRFAQNISQALSDIRSMFEQHMKDHPKPAKSLTNGKST from the exons ATGGCCGAAGCCCATGCCGCCGTGGCATTCTCGTTTGCCATCACCCATGAGGGCTTCGACATCAACTATGACCACGAGGTGCTCAATTTGGTGTGGAACTCAGGAGTTCGTTCCTGGAAAAAGCGATTGGCTCGCGCAAGG AACGGCGTACGCAATGGCGTCTATCCGGCTCACATCCAGAGCCTCTGGTTGATCTCAGCAATAGCGCTGGGTCTACACTTTGCGGGCTACCAGGCTCCATTCAATCTGACCAACCGTATACTGGTGCACCTGCCTTCCAACACGATAAACTGGCAGGTTACCGCCTGCTTTTTGGCCGCTCTGGTGGTCTGGCTATCGATCTGTTTCACCATGAGATACACTCTCAAGCTGCTGCTCATGTACAAGGGCTGGATGTACGAGTCCAGAGCTCCCGGTAGTCGTGTCTCTCTGCCCACCATGTTGTGGGTGGCAGTGGTGCGGGTTCTATCTAGTTGGAACAAACCGGGTCTGTACAGCTTCCAGGGTTCTCTGCCCAGGCTGCCACTGCCCTCCGTTAAAGACACGATGACCAGGTACTTGCGCAGTGTTCGACCGCTGCTTGATGATGAGAACTACACGCGCATGGAGCGCCTGGCCAAAGAATTCGAACAGACCATCGGCAAGAAGCTGCAGTGGTACCTCATCCTCAAGAGCTGGTGGTCCACCAACTACGTGTCGGATTGGTGGGAGGAGTACGTCTACCTTCGTGGTCGCAGTCCCCTCTGCGTGAACAGCAACTTCTACGGCACGGATGCGATCTTCATGAACCTCACCGACAAACAGGCGGCGCGTGCGGCCAATGTGATTTCCCTGCTTCTCAACTTCCGTCGACTTATCGAGCACCAGGAACTGCAGCCT atCATGGTTCAGGGCATGATTCCTCTGTGCTCCTGGCAGTATGAACGTACCTTCAACACAGCACGCGTGCCAGGCCTGGAAACCGATCGTATCATCCACTACAGGGACTCCAATCACATTGTGGTTCTCCACAAGGGCTGCTACTACAAGATGCTCATCTACTACAAGGGTCGCATCCTGCGCCCATGCGAATTGCAAGT GCAAATTGAGGAAATCCTGAAGGGCAAAGCAACTCCCGTGGAAGGTGAGGAGCACTTGGCTGCCCTGACCGCCTGGAATCGCTCCAAGTGGGCGGAAGCTCGCAACACATTCTTCTCGTGGGGAGTCAATCAAACCTCTCTGCGCACCATCGAGTCGGCCGCTTTTGTGCTCTCCCTGGATGATGAGCCCTTCGAGTTCGATTTGGCGCGACCGGAATTGCTGGACAACTTTGGCAAGAAGCTGCTGCACGGCAATGGCTACAACCGCTGGTTTGACAAGTGTTTCACTGTCTGTGTGGGCACCAATGGTCGCGTTGGCTTCAATGCCGAACACACCTG GTCCGACGCTGCCATCGCGTCACACATGTGGGAGAACCTGATCGTCGATGATCTTGTATCGGACGG ATATGACGAAACGGGTAATACAAAGGGCACCCCGGCGTTCCAGCCACCCACGCCCACTAGGCTCACTTGGGATCTTAAACCATGCCTGGCGCAGATCGAAGAGGCCACCATCGATGTGACGAAGCTTATCAACGAGGTCAATCTGCGCATCCTGGTGCACCAGGATTACGGCAAGGGCTTTATGAAGAAGTGCCGCATCTCACCAGATGCCTACATACAAATGGCCCTGCAGTTGGCCTACTACCGAGATGCCGGTCGCTTCTCGTTGACATATGAGGCTTCAATGACCCGTCTGTTCCGCGAAGGAAGAACTGAGACAGTGCGTCCGTGCACCATTGAGTCATCCGCCTGGGTCAAGGCCATGCAGAACCCAAATACAACC AACGATGAGCGTGTGAAGATGATGCAGGCTGCCTGCGATCGTCACCAGTTGGGCTACCAGGATGCCATGTGCGGTCGTGGCATCGACAGGCATCTGTTCTGCCTGTATGTGGTCTCCAAGTACCTGGAGGTGGATTCACCCTTCCTCAACGAGGTGCTCAGCGAACCCTGGCGCCTCTCTACTAGTCAGACTCCGCACGGCCAGACGCCCAAGATGGACCTGAAGAAGCATCCGAACTGCATCAGCGCTGGAGGCGGCTTTGGGCCCGTGGCCGATGATGGTTACGGTGTGTCGTACATTATTGCCGGAGAGAACCTGATATTCTTCCATATCTCAGCGAAGACTACGTGCCAGCAAACG GATGTGCACCGCTTCGCTCAGAACATATCGCAGGCTCTGTCAGACATTCGCAGCATGTTCGAGCAGCACATGAAGGACCATCCGAAGCCCGCCAAATCACTCACAAACGGCAAATCCACATAA
- the whd gene encoding withered, isoform A gives MAEAHAAVAFSFAITHEGFDINYDHEVLNLVWNSGVRSWKKRLARARNGVRNGVYPAHIQSLWLISAIALGLHFAGYQAPFNLTNRILVHLPSNTINWQVTACFLAALVVWLSICFTMRYTLKLLLMYKGWMYESRAPGSRVSLPTMLWVAVVRVLSSWNKPGLYSFQGSLPRLPLPSVKDTMTRYLRSVRPLLDDENYTRMERLAKEFEQTIGKKLQWYLILKSWWSTNYVSDWWEEYVYLRGRSPLCVNSNFYGTDAIFMNLTDKQAARAANVISLLLNFRRLIEHQELQPIMVQGMIPLCSWQYERTFNTARVPGLETDRIIHYRDSNHIVVLHKGCYYKMLIYYKGRILRPCELQVQIEEILKGKATPVEGEEHLAALTAWNRSKWAEARNTFFSWGVNQTSLRTIESAAFVLSLDDEPFEFDLARPELLDNFGKKLLHGNGYNRWFDKCFTVCVGTNGRVGFNAEHTWADAPVLGHLWEYIFGDDIYGYDETGNTKGTPAFQPPTPTRLTWDLKPCLAQIEEATIDVTKLINEVNLRILVHQDYGKGFMKKCRISPDAYIQMALQLAYYRDAGRFSLTYEASMTRLFREGRTETVRPCTIESSAWVKAMQNPNTTNDERVKMMQAACDRHQLGYQDAMCGRGIDRHLFCLYVVSKYLEVDSPFLNEVLSEPWRLSTSQTPHGQTPKMDLKKHPNCISAGGGFGPVADDGYGVSYIIAGENLIFFHISAKTTCQQTDVHRFAQNISQALSDIRSMFEQHMKDHPKPAKSLTNGKST, from the exons ATGGCCGAAGCCCATGCCGCCGTGGCATTCTCGTTTGCCATCACCCATGAGGGCTTCGACATCAACTATGACCACGAGGTGCTCAATTTGGTGTGGAACTCAGGAGTTCGTTCCTGGAAAAAGCGATTGGCTCGCGCAAGG AACGGCGTACGCAATGGCGTCTATCCGGCTCACATCCAGAGCCTCTGGTTGATCTCAGCAATAGCGCTGGGTCTACACTTTGCGGGCTACCAGGCTCCATTCAATCTGACCAACCGTATACTGGTGCACCTGCCTTCCAACACGATAAACTGGCAGGTTACCGCCTGCTTTTTGGCCGCTCTGGTGGTCTGGCTATCGATCTGTTTCACCATGAGATACACTCTCAAGCTGCTGCTCATGTACAAGGGCTGGATGTACGAGTCCAGAGCTCCCGGTAGTCGTGTCTCTCTGCCCACCATGTTGTGGGTGGCAGTGGTGCGGGTTCTATCTAGTTGGAACAAACCGGGTCTGTACAGCTTCCAGGGTTCTCTGCCCAGGCTGCCACTGCCCTCCGTTAAAGACACGATGACCAGGTACTTGCGCAGTGTTCGACCGCTGCTTGATGATGAGAACTACACGCGCATGGAGCGCCTGGCCAAAGAATTCGAACAGACCATCGGCAAGAAGCTGCAGTGGTACCTCATCCTCAAGAGCTGGTGGTCCACCAACTACGTGTCGGATTGGTGGGAGGAGTACGTCTACCTTCGTGGTCGCAGTCCCCTCTGCGTGAACAGCAACTTCTACGGCACGGATGCGATCTTCATGAACCTCACCGACAAACAGGCGGCGCGTGCGGCCAATGTGATTTCCCTGCTTCTCAACTTCCGTCGACTTATCGAGCACCAGGAACTGCAGCCT atCATGGTTCAGGGCATGATTCCTCTGTGCTCCTGGCAGTATGAACGTACCTTCAACACAGCACGCGTGCCAGGCCTGGAAACCGATCGTATCATCCACTACAGGGACTCCAATCACATTGTGGTTCTCCACAAGGGCTGCTACTACAAGATGCTCATCTACTACAAGGGTCGCATCCTGCGCCCATGCGAATTGCAAGT GCAAATTGAGGAAATCCTGAAGGGCAAAGCAACTCCCGTGGAAGGTGAGGAGCACTTGGCTGCCCTGACCGCCTGGAATCGCTCCAAGTGGGCGGAAGCTCGCAACACATTCTTCTCGTGGGGAGTCAATCAAACCTCTCTGCGCACCATCGAGTCGGCCGCTTTTGTGCTCTCCCTGGATGATGAGCCCTTCGAGTTCGATTTGGCGCGACCGGAATTGCTGGACAACTTTGGCAAGAAGCTGCTGCACGGCAATGGCTACAACCGCTGGTTTGACAAGTGTTTCACTGTCTGTGTGGGCACCAATGGTCGCGTTGGCTTCAATGCCGAACACACCTG GGCCGATGCACCGGTTTTGGGACACCTGTGGGAGTATATATTTGGTGATGATATTTATGG ATATGACGAAACGGGTAATACAAAGGGCACCCCGGCGTTCCAGCCACCCACGCCCACTAGGCTCACTTGGGATCTTAAACCATGCCTGGCGCAGATCGAAGAGGCCACCATCGATGTGACGAAGCTTATCAACGAGGTCAATCTGCGCATCCTGGTGCACCAGGATTACGGCAAGGGCTTTATGAAGAAGTGCCGCATCTCACCAGATGCCTACATACAAATGGCCCTGCAGTTGGCCTACTACCGAGATGCCGGTCGCTTCTCGTTGACATATGAGGCTTCAATGACCCGTCTGTTCCGCGAAGGAAGAACTGAGACAGTGCGTCCGTGCACCATTGAGTCATCCGCCTGGGTCAAGGCCATGCAGAACCCAAATACAACC AACGATGAGCGTGTGAAGATGATGCAGGCTGCCTGCGATCGTCACCAGTTGGGCTACCAGGATGCCATGTGCGGTCGTGGCATCGACAGGCATCTGTTCTGCCTGTATGTGGTCTCCAAGTACCTGGAGGTGGATTCACCCTTCCTCAACGAGGTGCTCAGCGAACCCTGGCGCCTCTCTACTAGTCAGACTCCGCACGGCCAGACGCCCAAGATGGACCTGAAGAAGCATCCGAACTGCATCAGCGCTGGAGGCGGCTTTGGGCCCGTGGCCGATGATGGTTACGGTGTGTCGTACATTATTGCCGGAGAGAACCTGATATTCTTCCATATCTCAGCGAAGACTACGTGCCAGCAAACG GATGTGCACCGCTTCGCTCAGAACATATCGCAGGCTCTGTCAGACATTCGCAGCATGTTCGAGCAGCACATGAAGGACCATCCGAAGCCCGCCAAATCACTCACAAACGGCAAATCCACATAA